The window AATCACCGTCGGCAGGGTGGTGAGGCGATAGGAATTGGCTAATCTCAGATTGCTGTCTGCATTGACATTAACCAACTTGATCGACTCACCCCAGTCCGATCGCAGTTTATTCAGGAGGGGATCAATCAAACGACACAATCCACACCAAGGGGCCCAAAAGTTCACCAACACCAAACCGGGCGTTTGTAGCACTTCCCGATCGAAGCTGGAGTCATCCATGGTATCTAGCATTATGAACCGGCAAAGAAATATTAAAAAACGCTGGACGAGCAATAAACGAAAATAATCAAAAATCGCCGGGAATTTGGCACATTTCAGGAAGGCTAGTCACGCAAACCAATCTAGAAATGTCCTCTGTCCCCGGCGATCGATACCTACCAGTTTACGCTAGCCGTTAGCCGAATGAGCGCCGGATGGGCCCACCAAAATCCCAACACAAAGGCCGTGACCCCCACATAGGCCGGACGCAAAAATTCCGCAAGCTGAAGGGTTTGGCGGCCGTCAAAAATTGCCCGAAAAGGAATGATTGATGTGCGTTCCTTGACTTTTAAGAATGCATCGCCATAGCGGCCATACAAGCGCCGATCCCCGTGCCAAATTGCAAACAGGTGATGGGCAATCAAACCGGCACAGGTCACCATCATGAAACTGGTTCCCAACCAAAGGGCATGGCCCACGCACCAAATAATTTGCCCGATCGCCTGGGGATGGCGAGTGATCCGAATAATTCCCGTTTCGTACAGGTGAACTTGGGGCTTGGCGACGGCGGCCACTTCCAACAGGTTAAAGGTGGCCGGATAGAGGAACAGAAATGAAATGGCCGACAAGATCCAAACCACCGGCTGCACCCAGGCTTCCCCTTGCAGTTGCCAAAGTTGGATCCCGTCGTAGCGATGGTTGAAAAAGTAGGTAATCAACAATCCTGCGGCCGGCAAACTGACCAAGGCGAACAACACCCGGTAAGCCCGCGCGCCGATCAGGGCTTCGCCTTTGATCCGCAGGGCTGCTAGTCCGCTGTGCAAAACCGCAAACCCCACCAACAAACCCAGCATGATCCAATGGCTGGCGGGAAACCAGGCGGGAGTGAGCCAAGGGGCCAAACCCAGGAGGGAACTCATTGCCCCGATCGAGCCGATCGATCCAGTAAATCCGAGGGAGAAAATGGAAATCATGATGCAATCAATCACGCAATCGGCGGTGAGGGCAGAGGGAGGATCGTTGATCCAGTCGGGCAAAACCCGAAATAATCGAAAATGACCAAAGGTGACTGGAAATCGCCACAGGTGACCCGAGAGCGCCAGAAATCGACCCGAAAATTGCTGGAAATCACCAGAGGCAACCCAAGATAGCTGGAAACAACCCCAGAGAGAGTTGGAGATCCCCAAAGGTGGCTGGAAGACGGCAGCAACCGGCCTCAGCGCTCCAGGATAGGAATTTACCGGTTTTTGGTCGGTGCGCCGCAGGGATTGGTGCTGTGTTTGATCCTGGGTCTATCAGGGAACCGAAATTTTCTCATAAATGTTTTTAATCAA is drawn from Limnothrix sp. FACHB-406 and contains these coding sequences:
- a CDS encoding co-chaperone YbbN, which translates into the protein MDDSSFDREVLQTPGLVLVNFWAPWCGLCRLIDPLLNKLRSDWGESIKLVNVNADSNLRLANSYRLTTLPTVILFQDGKPIFRLDRFEGKEEFLRHLNRAVNQVELSRSLTS
- a CDS encoding NnrU family protein, which produces MSSLLGLAPWLTPAWFPASHWIMLGLLVGFAVLHSGLAALRIKGEALIGARAYRVLFALVSLPAAGLLITYFFNHRYDGIQLWQLQGEAWVQPVVWILSAISFLFLYPATFNLLEVAAVAKPQVHLYETGIIRITRHPQAIGQIIWCVGHALWLGTSFMMVTCAGLIAHHLFAIWHGDRRLYGRYGDAFLKVKERTSIIPFRAIFDGRQTLQLAEFLRPAYVGVTAFVLGFWWAHPALIRLTASVNW